One Streptomyces coeruleorubidus DNA segment encodes these proteins:
- a CDS encoding NAD(P)/FAD-dependent oxidoreductase: MRERVMSAVPGPVVVVGGGVVGLCTAYYLAAAGLQVEVVERRRLGSGASRGNAGWVCLSHSTPVPAPGVVRYALRSLGRPDSPLYLRPLPDPAFVRWLWRFWRSSTPAVFRRGYAAIAELNRETFGLFDGMREAGVDTTLTRPGMVHAFLSPAEARHHLAVQREMADGHYPVPDDIVTGAEAHLLDEALSPAVRAAYLVAGEGVVDPEAFARALGEALAASGVKIHENAEVTGFRTAGGRVTALRTADSELPCAAVVVAAGMRSPDLLGLLGRHLPLQAGKGYSFSVDLDPAPRHTLYFGERRAVASPIGGTTRIGGTMELSGNNNRLDWRRVVAVALASRHYLGRWFDDPDDLVGLIRDPWVGGRPFLPDGLPLIDRVPGHDNAFAATGHGMLGVTLGPVTGHRLAEYVVTGRRPEALVPFRFDRLRS, from the coding sequence GTGCGGGAACGCGTCATGAGCGCCGTGCCGGGCCCCGTCGTCGTGGTGGGCGGCGGCGTGGTCGGGCTGTGCACGGCCTACTACCTGGCCGCCGCGGGGCTGCAGGTGGAGGTGGTCGAGCGGCGCCGGCTCGGGTCCGGGGCGTCCCGGGGCAACGCCGGCTGGGTCTGCCTCAGCCACTCGACGCCGGTACCGGCCCCGGGCGTGGTGCGCTACGCCCTGCGCTCGCTGGGCCGCCCCGACTCCCCGCTCTATCTGCGGCCGCTTCCGGACCCGGCGTTCGTACGGTGGCTGTGGCGGTTCTGGCGCAGCAGCACACCGGCCGTCTTCCGGCGCGGCTACGCGGCGATCGCCGAGCTGAACCGCGAGACCTTCGGCCTGTTCGACGGAATGCGCGAGGCCGGGGTGGACACGACGCTGACCCGGCCCGGGATGGTGCACGCCTTCCTGTCTCCGGCCGAGGCCCGCCACCACCTCGCGGTCCAGCGGGAGATGGCGGACGGGCACTACCCCGTGCCCGACGACATCGTCACGGGCGCCGAGGCGCACCTGCTGGACGAGGCGCTGTCACCGGCCGTGCGCGCGGCCTACCTCGTGGCGGGGGAGGGGGTGGTCGACCCGGAGGCGTTCGCGCGTGCCCTGGGCGAGGCGCTGGCCGCCTCGGGTGTGAAGATCCACGAGAACGCCGAGGTCACCGGGTTCCGGACGGCGGGCGGCCGGGTCACCGCCCTGCGCACCGCCGACAGCGAACTGCCCTGCGCGGCGGTCGTCGTCGCCGCCGGCATGCGCTCGCCGGATCTGCTCGGGCTGCTCGGCCGCCATCTGCCCCTCCAGGCCGGCAAGGGCTACAGCTTCTCCGTGGACCTGGATCCGGCGCCCCGGCACACGCTGTACTTCGGCGAGCGCCGGGCGGTCGCCTCGCCGATCGGCGGCACCACGCGGATCGGCGGCACGATGGAGCTCAGCGGCAACAACAACCGTCTCGACTGGCGCCGTGTCGTCGCGGTCGCCCTCGCGAGCCGGCACTATCTGGGCCGCTGGTTCGACGACCCGGACGACCTGGTCGGCCTGATCCGGGACCCCTGGGTGGGCGGGCGGCCATTCCTCCCCGACGGGCTTCCGTTGATCGACCGCGTCCCGGGGCACGACAACGCCTTCGCGGCGACCGGCCACGGCATGCTCGGGGTCACCCTGGGCCCGGTCACCGGGCACCGGCTCGCCGAGTACGTCGTCACCGGGCGGCGACCCGAGGCCCTCGTGCCCTTCCGCTTCGACCGGCTGCGGAGCTGA
- a CDS encoding substrate-binding periplasmic protein: MIRVRSLALALSAMLLMSTAAACGSGGDDAPKNVSAETAALGTLTPGVIKVAVQPYAPYTSVQGGRIVGLDGDILAYAAEKLGLKIEPEVTDFAGMLAGVQSRRVDITIGGVAWSADRQKQGLFTDPPYYSPPAMAVRSGKTYKAVGDLEGLNLGTVEGYVWVKSIQAVPGGKLHAYPDANGVFDDLGAGRVDVGFLDPLIIIAAQKQRPELKIDTQYLTPPTAEQVKAKPAYAYFQPYQTGFYLPKKATKLEQAISAQIDAMYENGELEKLVRKYGGDPRQFLVPAADVATARRGVDRPQDWTPPSIAQ, encoded by the coding sequence ATGATCCGCGTGCGCTCGCTCGCTCTCGCTTTGTCCGCGATGCTCCTGATGTCCACGGCCGCCGCCTGCGGCTCGGGAGGGGACGACGCCCCGAAGAACGTGTCCGCCGAGACCGCCGCGCTGGGCACGCTCACGCCCGGCGTCATCAAGGTGGCCGTCCAGCCCTACGCGCCCTACACCAGCGTCCAGGGCGGCAGAATCGTGGGACTCGACGGCGACATCCTCGCCTACGCCGCCGAGAAGCTGGGCCTGAAGATCGAGCCGGAGGTGACGGACTTCGCGGGCATGCTCGCCGGGGTGCAGTCCCGCCGGGTCGACATCACCATCGGCGGCGTCGCCTGGTCCGCCGACCGGCAGAAACAGGGGCTGTTCACCGATCCGCCCTACTACTCGCCCCCGGCGATGGCCGTCCGCAGCGGCAAGACGTACAAGGCGGTCGGTGACCTGGAAGGCCTGAACCTGGGCACCGTCGAGGGCTACGTCTGGGTCAAGTCCATCCAGGCCGTGCCGGGCGGCAAGCTGCACGCCTACCCCGACGCCAACGGCGTCTTCGACGACCTGGGCGCCGGCCGGGTCGACGTCGGCTTCCTCGATCCGCTGATCATCATCGCCGCGCAGAAGCAGCGCCCGGAGCTGAAGATCGACACCCAGTACCTGACGCCGCCGACCGCCGAACAGGTCAAGGCCAAGCCCGCCTACGCGTACTTCCAGCCGTACCAGACCGGCTTCTACCTGCCGAAGAAGGCCACCAAGCTGGAGCAGGCGATCTCCGCGCAGATCGACGCCATGTACGAGAACGGTGAGCTGGAGAAGCTCGTCCGCAAGTACGGCGGCGACCCGAGGCAGTTCCTCGTGCCCGCCGCCGACGTCGCCACGGCCCGCCGCGGTGTGGACCGGCCCCAGGACTGGACGCCCCCGTCCATCGCCCAGTGA
- a CDS encoding amino acid ABC transporter permease has product MSGLFEVPWSDYRPDLIDALGRTVSYTAVSFTGAVLLGLAVALLRLSRAWPARALAAVYTEVFKNVPLLAIIFLTYFGLASAGIRLDVFTAGCLSLVVFYAAYLSEIFRAAISGVHAGQTEAGEALGLGRTGIFGHIVLPQALRLALPGTNTMLVDLLKSTSLLVTVSAAELMSEGRLITSATFRALEVYLVIAAIYFALCYPLSQLLLLLERKVRSGVPLSPWRRRRLRTARALLAAEPAAAVPVKEVSA; this is encoded by the coding sequence ATGTCCGGTCTCTTCGAGGTGCCCTGGTCCGACTACCGGCCCGATCTCATCGACGCGCTCGGGCGCACCGTGTCCTACACGGCCGTGAGCTTCACGGGTGCGGTGCTGCTCGGCCTGGCCGTGGCGCTGCTCCGGCTCAGCAGGGCCTGGCCGGCGCGCGCCCTCGCCGCCGTCTACACCGAGGTGTTCAAGAACGTCCCGCTGCTCGCCATCATCTTCCTGACCTACTTCGGCCTGGCCTCCGCCGGGATCCGGCTGGACGTCTTCACGGCCGGCTGCCTCAGCCTCGTCGTCTTCTACGCCGCCTACCTCTCCGAGATCTTCCGCGCCGCGATCAGCGGCGTGCACGCCGGGCAGACCGAGGCCGGTGAGGCGCTCGGACTCGGCAGGACCGGCATCTTCGGCCACATCGTGCTGCCGCAGGCCCTCCGCTTGGCCCTGCCCGGCACCAACACCATGCTCGTCGACCTGCTCAAGTCCACCTCGCTGCTGGTCACCGTCTCCGCCGCCGAGCTGATGTCCGAGGGCCGGCTCATCACCTCGGCCACCTTCCGGGCCCTGGAGGTGTACCTGGTCATCGCGGCGATCTACTTCGCCCTCTGCTACCCGCTGTCCCAGCTGCTGCTGCTCCTGGAGCGGAAGGTCCGGTCGGGAGTGCCCCTGTCGCCGTGGCGACGGCGGCGCCTGCGGACGGCCCGCGCCCTGCTGGCCGCCGAGCCGGCCGCCGCCGTTCCCGTGAAGGAGGTTTCCGCATGA
- a CDS encoding SGNH/GDSL hydrolase family protein, whose amino-acid sequence MPWLRILVASTAALVLAGPSAVATAAAPDKDGVRASVHTAGRVKDAGDVLQYSWPGVYFEGRFRGTGVGVVLDDPAADYDVQVDGATVATLVTPGRTTHWINGLRNGVHTVRLVKRNDTPWSTSSFGGFVAAPGGTVLGRPAARSRQIEFVGDSLTAGYGNLSTSRDCTGEQLKRTTNADVSYGALTARRLRADYQINAYSGLGMVRNYNGGTPEVNYRTFYDRALLNVPGDVWQNPGTWRPQLVVVHLGTNDFSTPVNPGEPWTDESLAAAYRSAYSGFLQKLRTRYGAGTTVVAVGAGPFAGHVEQVVEERIAAGDHRVRYWRLDDTGLDHTGCHWHYSARDNRLLADRLTSFITDLPIRW is encoded by the coding sequence ATGCCCTGGTTACGGATCCTGGTCGCGTCGACGGCGGCGCTGGTGCTGGCCGGCCCGTCCGCGGTCGCCACCGCCGCCGCGCCGGACAAGGACGGAGTGCGGGCGAGCGTGCACACGGCCGGGCGGGTCAAGGACGCCGGCGACGTGCTCCAGTACAGCTGGCCCGGCGTGTACTTCGAGGGCCGGTTCCGCGGCACCGGCGTGGGCGTCGTGCTCGACGACCCGGCCGCCGACTACGACGTCCAGGTCGACGGAGCCACCGTCGCGACCCTCGTCACACCGGGCAGGACCACCCACTGGATCAATGGTCTCCGCAACGGCGTGCACACCGTCCGGCTCGTCAAGCGAAACGACACCCCCTGGAGCACCAGCTCCTTCGGCGGCTTCGTCGCCGCGCCGGGCGGCACCGTCCTCGGCAGGCCGGCCGCGCGCAGCCGCCAGATCGAGTTCGTCGGCGACTCCCTCACGGCCGGCTACGGCAACCTCTCGACCTCCCGCGACTGCACCGGCGAGCAGCTCAAGCGCACCACCAACGCCGACGTGAGCTACGGCGCCCTCACCGCCCGGCGGCTGCGCGCCGACTACCAGATCAACGCGTATTCGGGCCTGGGCATGGTGCGCAACTACAACGGCGGGACGCCGGAGGTGAACTACCGCACCTTCTACGACCGTGCGCTGCTGAACGTGCCCGGCGACGTCTGGCAGAACCCCGGCACCTGGCGGCCGCAACTCGTCGTGGTCCACCTCGGCACCAACGACTTCTCGACGCCCGTCAACCCGGGCGAGCCGTGGACGGACGAGAGCCTCGCCGCCGCCTACCGCAGCGCCTACAGCGGTTTCCTCCAGAAGCTGCGGACGCGCTACGGAGCCGGGACCACCGTGGTGGCCGTCGGAGCCGGGCCGTTCGCCGGACACGTCGAGCAGGTCGTCGAGGAACGCATCGCCGCCGGCGACCACCGGGTCCGCTACTGGCGCCTCGACGACACGGGCCTGGACCACACGGGCTGCCACTGGCACTACTCGGCCCGCGACAACCGTCTGCTCGCCGACCGGCTCACCTCGTTCATCACCGACCTGCCGATACGGTGGTGA
- a CDS encoding M55 family metallopeptidase: MRILISADMEGATGVTWPDDVLPGASQWERCRSLFTSDVNAAVLGFHDGGADEVIVNEAHWTMRNLLLEQLDERAQLLTGRHKALSMVEGVQHGDVDGIAFVGYHAGAGMEGVLAHTYLANQITGVWLNDVPASEGLLNAHVVAEFGVPVVLVTGDDVACEDALGYAPEALKVAVKDHVSRYAAVCRTPARTAADIRAAAKEAASLAVRHEPVRGGPFTVAVEFDAEHLAMAATVVPGVERIGARKVAYTSETMYEGIRAFKAVTTIVSAAVEEQYG; this comes from the coding sequence ATGAGAATCCTCATCAGCGCCGACATGGAGGGCGCCACCGGCGTCACCTGGCCCGACGACGTGCTGCCGGGTGCCTCGCAGTGGGAGCGCTGCCGCTCGCTCTTCACCTCGGACGTCAACGCCGCCGTGCTCGGTTTCCACGACGGTGGCGCCGACGAGGTGATCGTCAACGAGGCGCACTGGACGATGCGCAATCTGCTGCTGGAGCAACTGGACGAACGCGCCCAGCTGCTCACCGGGCGGCACAAGGCGCTGTCCATGGTGGAGGGCGTGCAGCACGGCGACGTGGACGGCATCGCGTTCGTCGGCTACCACGCGGGCGCCGGCATGGAGGGCGTCCTCGCGCACACCTACCTCGCGAACCAGATCACGGGCGTGTGGCTGAACGACGTACCGGCGAGCGAGGGACTGCTCAACGCCCATGTCGTCGCCGAGTTCGGCGTGCCGGTCGTGCTGGTCACCGGGGACGACGTCGCCTGCGAGGACGCGCTCGGATACGCGCCCGAGGCGCTGAAGGTCGCCGTGAAGGATCACGTCTCGCGGTACGCGGCCGTGTGCCGCACGCCCGCCAGGACCGCGGCCGACATCCGGGCGGCGGCCAAGGAGGCGGCTTCGCTGGCGGTGCGTCACGAACCCGTGCGTGGCGGCCCGTTCACCGTCGCCGTGGAGTTCGACGCCGAGCACCTGGCCATGGCCGCCACCGTCGTGCCGGGTGTGGAGCGGATCGGGGCGCGGAAGGTGGCTTACACGAGCGAGACCATGTACGAGGGCATCCGCGCCTTCAAGGCGGTCACCACGATCGTCTCGGCCGCGGTGGAGGAACAGTATGGCTGA
- a CDS encoding amino acid ABC transporter ATP-binding protein — MTESVAAATPAARSSSQAVIRIEGLCKSFDGRLVLDRVNLEVGRGSIVSVIGQSGGGKTTLMRCVNLLESPDRGTVEVAGEVVHQGGRMACSDLPRLRRTVGMVFQRFHLFPHLTAVENVVLAQRKAGVPEQQALERAVALLRRVGVAHRALARPEQLSGGEQQRVAIARALALRPEVLLFDEPTSSLDPEATREVLSVMRELAADGMTMLLVTHELPFAREVSDHVVFVDGGRIVEEGRPEDVLDTPAEARTREFLASCGNAS; from the coding sequence ATGACCGAGTCAGTGGCCGCTGCGACGCCCGCCGCCCGGTCCTCCTCCCAGGCCGTCATACGGATCGAGGGGCTGTGCAAGTCCTTCGACGGCCGGCTCGTGCTCGACCGGGTGAACCTGGAGGTCGGCCGGGGCAGCATCGTCAGCGTCATCGGGCAGAGCGGGGGCGGCAAGACGACCCTGATGCGCTGCGTCAACCTGCTGGAAAGCCCGGACCGAGGCACCGTGGAGGTAGCCGGGGAGGTCGTCCACCAGGGCGGCCGCATGGCCTGCAGCGACCTGCCCCGGCTGCGCCGCACGGTCGGCATGGTCTTCCAGCGGTTCCATCTGTTCCCGCACCTGACCGCCGTGGAGAACGTGGTGCTCGCGCAGCGCAAGGCAGGGGTGCCCGAACAGCAGGCCCTGGAGCGGGCCGTGGCGCTGCTGCGGCGGGTCGGGGTGGCCCACCGTGCCCTCGCCCGGCCCGAGCAGCTCTCCGGCGGCGAACAGCAGCGCGTCGCCATCGCGCGGGCCCTCGCCCTCAGGCCCGAGGTGCTGCTCTTCGACGAGCCCACCTCCTCCCTGGACCCCGAGGCGACCCGGGAGGTGCTGAGCGTGATGCGCGAACTGGCCGCCGACGGGATGACGATGCTGCTCGTCACCCACGAACTGCCCTTCGCCCGTGAGGTGTCCGACCACGTCGTGTTCGTCGACGGCGGCCGGATCGTCGAGGAGGGCCGGCCCGAGGACGTCCTGGACACCCCCGCCGAGGCCCGCACCAGGGAGTTCCTCGCGTCGTGCGGGAACGCGTCATGA